The stretch of DNA TCCCGTATAGCCCTTCGCTGGCGACATCGAGGCCAATTCCGATGTAATCAACCCCAAGCGCACGGAATCTCAGCAGGACTTCCCTGTCCACTGGGGTTATGGAGAGGGACACCGGCAGCCCAAGCGGCCGCAGATCCTCCAGAATAGTCAGGACGTCCTCAACCATTCCGGGATAATCAACGGTCTGAATACATATCCTTCCAAAACCTCCCTCAATCATATGCCCTATGACGTCTTCAAGCTCGAAAGCAGGCCAGGTGACGCGGGAAAGCTTCTTCAGATCAGCCCTGCTCTCCCTGGCCTGTGGACAGAAACCACAGTTGTTCCTGCAACGACCATCGTGATACGTCATCAGATACGCGGTTGTGGGCCTTGCCAGCATTCTTCCTGAGAGCAGTCCCATTGAGAGGGCGGTTCCGTACGAGACCCTTATTAGCATCCTCATCCCCCACCCAGCTCCTTGCTCTCCCTTAAAAACCTTGGCAGTTGGGCCACCAGGAGGGAGGCCAGAAGTATGAAGGGGAGAATGGGAAACACGGCCGAGTATCCCCTGACCTTGGCCACATACCCGAGGATTATCGGCCCCGATAAGTACCCAAGATCAAAGAACATCGTGTAGATCCCCGAGCCGACGGTTCTTATGCCCTGCGGAAGCCTCGCAAGCGCCATAACCTGGAGGGCGGGAACGGCGAAGCCGAAACCGGCACCAAGGAGGATGGCACTGATGTAGGACATCGGAGGTTGCATGTACCCATCGAGGGCTACGTAGGAGAGCAGCACCATAAAGAGGCCCACCGTAACCACCGGAAGGGGGCCGCGCCGGTCGGCCTCTTTGCCTCCGAAAACCCGGGTTACAAGGCTGGCACCCCCCATTACACTTGCGTAGAGACCAAAAACACCCGTTCCAAAACCCAGTTTGGCGTAGAATGCTGGAAGAAATGTCATAAGGCCCCCGTACGTAAACGACATGAAAAAGAGGGCCAAAGATGCGGCAACGAAGAAGGGCATGAGCAGGTGTCTATAATCCGCCTTCCCACGTCTCCCCTCCCCGCCAGTACTCACGTACACCCCCGTCCGTCTGTAGGCAGCAAAAACAAAGGCGATGGCCGCGATCGACAGGGTAACCGTCAGTGCAAAGACCGCGTTGAACCCGAAGAACTGGGCGGCGTAACCACCTATACCCGGCCCCACGAGGTTGCCCATCGAGAACATCATGCCCCTCCATCCAAGGGTGGCACCGACCTCTCCCTCGGGGGCCAGGTCTATGGCACTCGCAAGGGACGACGGAAAGAACAGGGCCATACCAAACCCGTGAACGGCCCTTCCAAAGGCGAAGATCCAAAGATTGCTGGAGAAGGCTGAGATCATGTAGAGCACGCCGCCCACCGCACCCAGAAGGGAGCCCAGCGCCATCATATGGAATTTGAGCCCTCTATCTCCCAGAAAACCTCCGAACGGTTTAAACATCAGGGAAACTATCGAGGCCACCGCCGCCACGGTTCCAACCAAAAGAGGATCCGCCCCCAGGTTTATAACAAAAGGAGAGATTATAGGGTTCACTACCGCCATTCCCAGAAAAAACAGAAAGGTTGAGGCGTGAAGAAACCAGATGTCCCGGGTTCCCATATCAGATCCCCGTGTACGGCTCCGGCATCCCGTCCTTCATGTACGCAACGCTCATATGTTTTGTGTTTTTCGAGAACCCAACATTCCCGTTCCGGTCTATCATTATTATTCCAGCCACGTTCTCACCGAAGTACTTCGTTGCGAGGCCAATCGCCGCCTCACTGGCCCGCAGGGCGTCAAGACCGAGGTGTACAAAATCCGCGGCACTCTTCGCAAGAACGAGTCTTATCATGACCTCTCCAATGCCAGTGGCCGATGCGCCGGCAAACTCATCCGCGTACGTCCCGGCACCAATAAGGGGTGTGTCCCCAATCCGCCCGAACATCTTGAGGAAAACCCCACCGGTCGAGGTGCCCGCCACAACTTCCTCGCCGTCGAAGGCGACGGCTCCCACGGTACTCCTGAGAACTTCGGGATACTCCTTTATCAGCTCGTTGAGTTTTTTCCAGTGACCCGCTTCCCCCTTCTCAATGAGCTTCCTGCGGAGCTCCTCCCACTGCCTTCTCCTCTCCTCCGTTATTGGGTTGTACTCCCCAAAACCCATAAGGCGGGCGAACTTAATGGCCCCCTCCCCCCCAAGGAGCACGTGGTCTGTTTTCTCCATGACCCTCCTAGCCACGCTTATCGGGTTTTTAACTCCCCATATACCTGCAACTGCCCCGGCCTCAAGGCCCTTCCCACGCATAACCGCCGCATCCATTTCAACCCTGCCATCAAGGGTCAAAACACTTCCGGTTCCAGCGTTGAAAATTGGGTTATCCTCCATGGATTTAACAGCCTCTTCAACCGCATCCAGGGCGGAACCTCTTCTGAGCTCGCGCCAACCAGCCATGACAGCCTCCCTGACACCGCCCATTACCTTAGGGATTCTCTCCTCCTTCTTTATCGTTCCAGCACCACCGTGGACTATTATCGCAACCATGAGAACCACCGAAGAAAAAAATGCTCGAAAGGTTAAAAGGATTATGGAAATGAAGAGAAATCAGCTCAATGCCATGTTGATGACGCTCTCACCAATGTTCTCCAAGTATTCCAGAATCCTGCGGTAGCTCTCGAGCGCTATGGATTGCCGGTAGTCGATACCGCGGACCTTGACCTTGAGCTCCAGCATAAGGCGGTCGATTTTACCCAGGTTGCGCTCCTCCACCTGGACCATCATCTCGTTGAACTTCTCCCGGAGGTACGAAACGTTGATCCTCCCAGGGTTCTCGGATATACGGGTGATGTGGTCCCCTATGCGCTCTATGTTGCGTACTATGAACAGGATACCTAAGAGGTCAAAAGAGCGCTTTATCATTCCACTTTCCTCAGTTACCTCTCGTTTACTCAAGAGACGGTTTACCGCCCGGATTATGAGGAAATAGAACCTGTCAAGCTCGTTCTCAAGGTCGTTGATGTCCCTGAGTATCTCACCGTCTCCTGGGGAGTTTATGAGGAGCTCAAGATCGCCTAACATCGATAGAACCAGCGACTTAATCCGGTTGAGGAGCTCGGCAAGGTTCACCTCCTCCTCATCCAAGAGGCTCTTGGCGACCATCCTCTGGTACTCGTCCATCACTATCTCCACACCTGGAAGACTCTGGAGAACCTTTCTTATCTTCACCTTGTATATCGGCATCTCCTCAGAGAATCGGATTTCCAGGATGTCGTAGCCCTGGATGTAAGCCGAGATCACCAGCCTGACCGCCATATCCGGTGAGTACTCCTTGGATATTTCCAGTATCTTCTCCTCACTCACTTCCCTTGGCTCCTTGGGAAAAATCGTGATGCTCCCATCTGAGTTTATAGAGAGGGGTATAACGTCTCCCTGCTTTAGTCCATTCTCAATGACCCATTTTTTTGGGAGGGATATTATGTAGGAACTCCTACCGGTAAATTGAACCTTTCGAAACTCCATAGATACCACCACGGGTATATGGAACGTTCGAAATAATAAAAGGCTTCACTTCGATAGACTTATAAACGCTAAGATTTAGGTTAGGGCATGCTCTCGGGTTACGGCAGGGACGCAAAAGTACTCATAGCGGCCAACGCGGCGGGCCAGCTCTTCCTCCAATTCTCGGTATTCGTAATGCCCTTCTACCTCAGGATCCTCGGCTACAACATGGGCGCTATGGGTACGTTCTTCTCGGTTCAAACGTTCACTGGAGGACTGTTCTTCCTCTTGGCGGGACCAATCTCGCTCAAGATGGGTTATAGAAAAACACTCATGATGAGCGCGCTTCTTGGCCTCGCAGGCCGATTACTCCAGGTGGCGGCGCTAAACGACTACGTCCTCGCCCTTGGCTTCTTCCTGGTTGGAGTCAACATGGGGCTCAGACAGCCGAACTTCACGGCGCTACTCAGCGAGGAGGTCGGAGAGGAGAGACGCCATCACGCGTTCTCAATAAGCTTCGGTCTGGGGACCATTTTCAACGCCGCGGGTGTACTCGTGGCGGGATTTGCACCGAACTTTTTCGTGGGGTTAGGCCTCTCCGGGGGAATGGCCTACAGGCTGGTCATCTCGCTGGCGCTCCTCCAGTTCGCCATAGTGATCCCGGCACTGCTCATGATAAGCGATGTTCCCGTGAGAAACCCCAGGATAAACTGGAACCACGAGCTGGTCATCAAGATACTCAAGTTCTCCCTCCCGAGCGCGCTGATAGGCTTCGGGGCGGGGATAACGATACCCTACATGAGCCTGTACTTCAACATGAGGTTTGGACAGACCCTAACGGCAATAAGCGGGATATTCTTCTTCCAGCAGCTGGCGATGGGTCTCGGCTCCTTCGGACTTCCAAAGCTGGTTCAGAGGATAGGACCGGTTAAGGTGATAACATCGTTCCAGAGCACGGCTGCCTTTCTCTTCGCGATATTTCCCTCGGTAGGGACCTTCCTACTGGCGGCCCTTCTGTACGTTCTCCGCTCCATCCTCATGAACATAGTCTGGCCCATAAACGACTCATTCATGGTGGGCTTCTTCTCAACCGAGGAGAAAGCCACCGCGGCAGGGATAAGGAGGGCCTTCTCGACCTTCATGCGCGGCGGGGGAAACTGCGTCGGTGGCCTGCTCTTTGGCACCTCACTGAGCTATCCGTTTTACGCGACGGCGGCGCTCTACGTCATGGCAACGGCGATATTCTACGCATTCTTCATGAAACACAACAAATGATAAGAAAAATCAGGCCTTCGCGAGTTCGATACCCCGCTCAAGGGCCCTGAAGTTGACCTCCCAGAGCCTCTCCCTGAGGGTGAGCCTTATTCCCTCCAGCAGGGAATCCTTCTTGAGTGGCACAAGGCCTTTCCCGTAGGCGTAGCCGAGCATCAGGACGCCGAGGGTTCTGGGGTTTATCCCATCGGCCTCGCGCTGGAAGTCCATCATGTATACGGGGCAGATTCTTCCCAGGGCAGCCTCTATCTCCTCCAGCTCCGGGTACTTCTCCTTTCCGACGAGGGTCGTCGCGGTGTGTATCGGGTAGGCATTGACTACCACACGGCTATCCTTCCCCAAAAAGCGGGCGTTCCTCAGCGCTTCGGCCGGTTCAAGGGCGAGCATGAGGTTTGCCCCACCCTCCTCGATGAGAGGTGAGTAGACTTCCTCCCCAAACCGAAGGTAGCTGAGGACGCTTCCATAGCGCTGGCTCATCCCAAGGGTTTCACCGATTCTAACGTTGTAGCCCTTCTGCATCGCGGCGTTTCCAACTATCCTGGAAAGGGTGAGGCCCCCCTGACCACCGACGCCAGTAATTATGAGGTTGAACTCCATCCGCACCACCACGGGCTATGGAACCTTGACGTTTTTAAAGATTAGGACGGCCATAATCGTTTTCCACGCACGTAGGTCGCCACCACGTTCCTCTCATCGCCCAGTATCATGAGCCGGGAGAGCAGGACTTCGAGATCGTCATGGATAGACGCCAGCGGCCCAGGGTTCAGAACGACAAAGTCAGCCTCCTTTCCGGGTTCAAGGCTTCCGATTCTGTCCTCCATCCCCAGTACCCTCGCGCCCCCCATGGTCAGGAGATGGAACGCCTTGGCCGGGCTCATCGCGTTAGCGTAGTACGCA from Thermococcus sp. encodes:
- a CDS encoding MFS transporter, coding for MGTRDIWFLHASTFLFFLGMAVVNPIISPFVINLGADPLLVGTVAAVASIVSLMFKPFGGFLGDRGLKFHMMALGSLLGAVGGVLYMISAFSSNLWIFAFGRAVHGFGMALFFPSSLASAIDLAPEGEVGATLGWRGMMFSMGNLVGPGIGGYAAQFFGFNAVFALTVTLSIAAIAFVFAAYRRTGVYVSTGGEGRRGKADYRHLLMPFFVAASLALFFMSFTYGGLMTFLPAFYAKLGFGTGVFGLYASVMGGASLVTRVFGGKEADRRGPLPVVTVGLFMVLLSYVALDGYMQPPMSYISAILLGAGFGFAVPALQVMALARLPQGIRTVGSGIYTMFFDLGYLSGPIILGYVAKVRGYSAVFPILPFILLASLLVAQLPRFLRESKELGGG
- a CDS encoding isoaspartyl peptidase/L-asparaginase family protein, yielding MVAIIVHGGAGTIKKEERIPKVMGGVREAVMAGWRELRRGSALDAVEEAVKSMEDNPIFNAGTGSVLTLDGRVEMDAAVMRGKGLEAGAVAGIWGVKNPISVARRVMEKTDHVLLGGEGAIKFARLMGFGEYNPITEERRRQWEELRRKLIEKGEAGHWKKLNELIKEYPEVLRSTVGAVAFDGEEVVAGTSTGGVFLKMFGRIGDTPLIGAGTYADEFAGASATGIGEVMIRLVLAKSAADFVHLGLDALRASEAAIGLATKYFGENVAGIIMIDRNGNVGFSKNTKHMSVAYMKDGMPEPYTGI
- a CDS encoding phosphate uptake regulator PhoU; protein product: MEFRKVQFTGRSSYIISLPKKWVIENGLKQGDVIPLSINSDGSITIFPKEPREVSEEKILEISKEYSPDMAVRLVISAYIQGYDILEIRFSEEMPIYKVKIRKVLQSLPGVEIVMDEYQRMVAKSLLDEEEVNLAELLNRIKSLVLSMLGDLELLINSPGDGEILRDINDLENELDRFYFLIIRAVNRLLSKREVTEESGMIKRSFDLLGILFIVRNIERIGDHITRISENPGRINVSYLREKFNEMMVQVEERNLGKIDRLMLELKVKVRGIDYRQSIALESYRRILEYLENIGESVINMALS
- a CDS encoding MFS transporter; amino-acid sequence: MLSGYGRDAKVLIAANAAGQLFLQFSVFVMPFYLRILGYNMGAMGTFFSVQTFTGGLFFLLAGPISLKMGYRKTLMMSALLGLAGRLLQVAALNDYVLALGFFLVGVNMGLRQPNFTALLSEEVGEERRHHAFSISFGLGTIFNAAGVLVAGFAPNFFVGLGLSGGMAYRLVISLALLQFAIVIPALLMISDVPVRNPRINWNHELVIKILKFSLPSALIGFGAGITIPYMSLYFNMRFGQTLTAISGIFFFQQLAMGLGSFGLPKLVQRIGPVKVITSFQSTAAFLFAIFPSVGTFLLAALLYVLRSILMNIVWPINDSFMVGFFSTEEKATAAGIRRAFSTFMRGGGNCVGGLLFGTSLSYPFYATAALYVMATAIFYAFFMKHNK
- a CDS encoding indolepyruvate oxidoreductase subunit beta, producing MEFNLIITGVGGQGGLTLSRIVGNAAMQKGYNVRIGETLGMSQRYGSVLSYLRFGEEVYSPLIEEGGANLMLALEPAEALRNARFLGKDSRVVVNAYPIHTATTLVGKEKYPELEEIEAALGRICPVYMMDFQREADGINPRTLGVLMLGYAYGKGLVPLKKDSLLEGIRLTLRERLWEVNFRALERGIELAKA